One Felis catus isolate Fca126 chromosome D1, F.catus_Fca126_mat1.0, whole genome shotgun sequence DNA segment encodes these proteins:
- the PPP2R5B gene encoding serine/threonine-protein phosphatase 2A 56 kDa regulatory subunit beta isoform isoform X2 → METKLPPASTPTSPSSPGLSPVPPPDKVDGFSRRSLRRARPRRSHSSSQFRYQSNQQELTPLPLLKDVPASELHELLSRKLAQCGVMFDFLDCVADLKGKEVKRAALNELVECVGSTRGVLIEPVYPDIIRMISVNIFRTLPPSENPEFDPEEDEPNLEPSWPHLQLVYEFFLRFLESPDFQPSVAKRYVDQKFVLMLLELFDSEDPREREYLKTILHRVYGKFLGLRAYIRKQCSHIFLRFIYELEHFNGVAELLEILGSIINGFALPLKTEHKQFLVRVLIPLHSVKSLSVFHAQLAYCVVQFLEKDATLTEHVIRGLLKYWPKTCTQKEVMFLGEMEEILDVIEPSQFVKIQEPLFKQVARCVSSPHFQVAERALYFWNNEYILSLIEDNCHTVLPAVFGTLYQVSKEHWNQTIVSLIYNVLKTFMEMNGKLFDELTASYKLEKQQCLVSLCSCQVPGHPRPAPHCLLQSCSHVLPGSSRRPGSVRSYGKAWRSYGYAGYRGPKGPKRPPSSGLHPRWPPVGVRARDALEGEELNSELSVPPSPLLPRGPERHTPTPGLARAGLEGSLPGPAWAAFAMGRGGEMVVLATELSGLCGRTRPGQA, encoded by the exons ATGGAGACAAAGCTGCCCCCTGCGAgcacccccaccagcccctctTCCCCTGGGCTGTCGCCTGTGCCCCCACCCGACAAGGTGGACGGCTTCTCCCGCCGTTCCCTCCGCAGGGCCCGGCCCCGGCGCTCCCACAGCTCCTCTCAGTTCCGCTATCAGAGCAACCAGCAAGAGCTCACTCCACTGCCCCTGCTCAAAG atgTGCCAGCCTCTGAGCTGCACGAGCTGTTGAGCCGGAAGCTGGCCCAATGTGGGGTGATGTTTGACTTCTTGGACTGTGTGGCTGACCTGAAGGGGAAGGAGGTGAAGCGGGCAGCGCTCAATGAGCTGGTGGAGTGTGTGGGGAGCACCCGGGGGGTCCTCATTGAGCCTGTCTACCCTGACATCATCCGCATG ATCTCAGTGAATATCTTCCGGACCCTGCCACCCAGTGAGAACCCTGAATTTGATCCTGAAGAGGATGAGCCCAACCTTGAGCCTTCCTGGCCACATCTGCAG CTGGTATATGAGTTTTTCCTGCGTTTCTTGGAGAGCCCAGACTTCCAACCCTCTGTGGCCAAGAGATATGTGGATCAAAAGTTTGTCCTGATG CTCCTGGAGCTATTTGATAGTGAGGACCCCCGGGAGCGTGAGTACCTCAAGACCATCCTGCACCGGGTCTATGGCAAGTTCCTGGGGCTCCGGGCCTACATCCGCAAACAGTGCAGCCACATCTTCCTCCG GTTCATCTATGAACTCGAGCACTTCAATGGTGTGGCTGAGCTGCTGGAGATCTTAGGAAG CATCATCAATGGCTTTGCGCTGCCCCTGAAGACCGAGCACAAGCAGTTCCTGGTCCGGGTCCTGATTCCCCTGCACTCTGTCAAGTCACTGTCTGTCTTTCATGCCCAG CTGGCATACTGTGTGGTGCAGTTCCTGGAGAAAGACGCCACCTTGACAGAGCAC GTGATCCGGGGGCTGCTCAAATACTGGCCAAAAACCTGTACCCAGAAGGAG GTGATGTTTCTGGGGGAGATGGAAGAGATTCTTGATGTCATCGAGCCTTCCCAGTTTGTGAAGATCCAGGAACCCCTCTTCAAGCAGGTGGCCCGCTGTGTGTCTAGCCCCCATTTCCAG GTTGCAGAGCGGGCTCTGTATTTCTGGAACAACGAGTATATCCTGAGCCTCATTGAGGACAACTGCCACACTGTGCTGCCTGCTGTGTTTGGGACCCTCTACCAAGTCTCTAAGGAACACTGGAATCA AACCATCGTATCTCTGATCTACAATGTGCTCAAGACATTCATGGAGATGAATGGAAAGCTGTTTGATGAGCTCACAGCCTCCTACAAGCTAGAGAAGCAGCA ATGTTTAGTGTCCCTGTGTTCCTGCCAAGTGCCGGGCCATCCACGCCCAgccccccactgcctcctccagTCGTGCTCCCACGTCCTTCCAG GGAGCAGCAGAAGGCCCGGGAGCGTCAGGAGCTATGGCAAGGCCTGGAGGAGCTACGGCTACGCCGGTTACAGGGGACCCAAGGGGCCAAAGAGGCCCCCCTCCAGCGGCTTACACCCCAGGTGGCCACCAGTGGGGGTCAGAGCTAGAGATGCCCTAGAAGGGGAAGAGCTAAATTCGGAGCTCTCGGTCCCTCcatcccctctcctgcccagggGCCCAGAGAGACACACACCTACCCCTGGCCTTGCCAGAGCGGGCCTGGAGGGCTCCCTGCCTGGCCCGGCATGGGCAGCTTTTGCtatgggaagaggaggagagatggTGGTCCTGGCAACAGAACTCTCAGGCCTTTGTGGCAGGACTCGACCAGGGCAGGCTTGA
- the PPP2R5B gene encoding serine/threonine-protein phosphatase 2A 56 kDa regulatory subunit beta isoform isoform X4, with the protein METKLPPASTPTSPSSPGLSPVPPPDKVDGFSRRSLRRARPRRSHSSSQFRYQSNQQELTPLPLLKDVPASELHELLSRKLAQCGVMFDFLDCVADLKGKEVKRAALNELVECVGSTRGVLIEPVYPDIIRMISVNIFRTLPPSENPEFDPEEDEPNLEPSWPHLQLVYEFFLRFLESPDFQPSVAKRYVDQKFVLMLLELFDSEDPREREYLKTILHRVYGKFLGLRAYIRKQCSHIFLRFIYELEHFNGVAELLEILGSIINGFALPLKTEHKQFLVRVLIPLHSVKSLSVFHAQLAYCVVQFLEKDATLTEHVIRGLLKYWPKTCTQKEVMFLGEMEEILDVIEPSQFVKIQEPLFKQVARCVSSPHFQVAERALYFWNNEYILSLIEDNCHTVLPAVFGTLYQVSKEHWNQTIVSLIYNVLKTFMEMNGKLFDELTASYKLEKQQEQQKARERQELWQGLEELRLRRLQGTQGAKEAPLQRLTPQVATSGGQS; encoded by the exons ATGGAGACAAAGCTGCCCCCTGCGAgcacccccaccagcccctctTCCCCTGGGCTGTCGCCTGTGCCCCCACCCGACAAGGTGGACGGCTTCTCCCGCCGTTCCCTCCGCAGGGCCCGGCCCCGGCGCTCCCACAGCTCCTCTCAGTTCCGCTATCAGAGCAACCAGCAAGAGCTCACTCCACTGCCCCTGCTCAAAG atgTGCCAGCCTCTGAGCTGCACGAGCTGTTGAGCCGGAAGCTGGCCCAATGTGGGGTGATGTTTGACTTCTTGGACTGTGTGGCTGACCTGAAGGGGAAGGAGGTGAAGCGGGCAGCGCTCAATGAGCTGGTGGAGTGTGTGGGGAGCACCCGGGGGGTCCTCATTGAGCCTGTCTACCCTGACATCATCCGCATG ATCTCAGTGAATATCTTCCGGACCCTGCCACCCAGTGAGAACCCTGAATTTGATCCTGAAGAGGATGAGCCCAACCTTGAGCCTTCCTGGCCACATCTGCAG CTGGTATATGAGTTTTTCCTGCGTTTCTTGGAGAGCCCAGACTTCCAACCCTCTGTGGCCAAGAGATATGTGGATCAAAAGTTTGTCCTGATG CTCCTGGAGCTATTTGATAGTGAGGACCCCCGGGAGCGTGAGTACCTCAAGACCATCCTGCACCGGGTCTATGGCAAGTTCCTGGGGCTCCGGGCCTACATCCGCAAACAGTGCAGCCACATCTTCCTCCG GTTCATCTATGAACTCGAGCACTTCAATGGTGTGGCTGAGCTGCTGGAGATCTTAGGAAG CATCATCAATGGCTTTGCGCTGCCCCTGAAGACCGAGCACAAGCAGTTCCTGGTCCGGGTCCTGATTCCCCTGCACTCTGTCAAGTCACTGTCTGTCTTTCATGCCCAG CTGGCATACTGTGTGGTGCAGTTCCTGGAGAAAGACGCCACCTTGACAGAGCAC GTGATCCGGGGGCTGCTCAAATACTGGCCAAAAACCTGTACCCAGAAGGAG GTGATGTTTCTGGGGGAGATGGAAGAGATTCTTGATGTCATCGAGCCTTCCCAGTTTGTGAAGATCCAGGAACCCCTCTTCAAGCAGGTGGCCCGCTGTGTGTCTAGCCCCCATTTCCAG GTTGCAGAGCGGGCTCTGTATTTCTGGAACAACGAGTATATCCTGAGCCTCATTGAGGACAACTGCCACACTGTGCTGCCTGCTGTGTTTGGGACCCTCTACCAAGTCTCTAAGGAACACTGGAATCA AACCATCGTATCTCTGATCTACAATGTGCTCAAGACATTCATGGAGATGAATGGAAAGCTGTTTGATGAGCTCACAGCCTCCTACAAGCTAGAGAAGCAGCA GGAGCAGCAGAAGGCCCGGGAGCGTCAGGAGCTATGGCAAGGCCTGGAGGAGCTACGGCTACGCCGGTTACAGGGGACCCAAGGGGCCAAAGAGGCCCCCCTCCAGCGGCTTACACCCCAGGTGGCCACCAGTGGGGGTCAGAGCTAG
- the PPP2R5B gene encoding serine/threonine-protein phosphatase 2A 56 kDa regulatory subunit beta isoform isoform X3 has translation METKLPPASTPTSPSSPGLSPVPPPDKVDGFSRRSLRRARPRRSHSSSQFRYQSNQQELTPLPLLKDVPASELHELLSRKLAQCGVMFDFLDCVADLKGKEVKRAALNELVECVGSTRGVLIEPVYPDIIRMISVNIFRTLPPSENPEFDPEEDEPNLEPSWPHLQLVYEFFLRFLESPDFQPSVAKRYVDQKFVLMLLELFDSEDPREREYLKTILHRVYGKFLGLRAYIRKQCSHIFLRFIYELEHFNGVAELLEILGSIINGFALPLKTEHKQFLVRVLIPLHSVKSLSVFHAQLAYCVVQFLEKDATLTEHVIRGLLKYWPKTCTQKEVMFLGEMEEILDVIEPSQFVKIQEPLFKQVARCVSSPHFQVAERALYFWNNEYILSLIEDNCHTVLPAVFGTLYQVSKEHWNQTLLRTIVSLIYNVLKTFMEMNGKLFDELTASYKLEKQQEQQKARERQELWQGLEELRLRRLQGTQGAKEAPLQRLTPQVATSGGQS, from the exons ATGGAGACAAAGCTGCCCCCTGCGAgcacccccaccagcccctctTCCCCTGGGCTGTCGCCTGTGCCCCCACCCGACAAGGTGGACGGCTTCTCCCGCCGTTCCCTCCGCAGGGCCCGGCCCCGGCGCTCCCACAGCTCCTCTCAGTTCCGCTATCAGAGCAACCAGCAAGAGCTCACTCCACTGCCCCTGCTCAAAG atgTGCCAGCCTCTGAGCTGCACGAGCTGTTGAGCCGGAAGCTGGCCCAATGTGGGGTGATGTTTGACTTCTTGGACTGTGTGGCTGACCTGAAGGGGAAGGAGGTGAAGCGGGCAGCGCTCAATGAGCTGGTGGAGTGTGTGGGGAGCACCCGGGGGGTCCTCATTGAGCCTGTCTACCCTGACATCATCCGCATG ATCTCAGTGAATATCTTCCGGACCCTGCCACCCAGTGAGAACCCTGAATTTGATCCTGAAGAGGATGAGCCCAACCTTGAGCCTTCCTGGCCACATCTGCAG CTGGTATATGAGTTTTTCCTGCGTTTCTTGGAGAGCCCAGACTTCCAACCCTCTGTGGCCAAGAGATATGTGGATCAAAAGTTTGTCCTGATG CTCCTGGAGCTATTTGATAGTGAGGACCCCCGGGAGCGTGAGTACCTCAAGACCATCCTGCACCGGGTCTATGGCAAGTTCCTGGGGCTCCGGGCCTACATCCGCAAACAGTGCAGCCACATCTTCCTCCG GTTCATCTATGAACTCGAGCACTTCAATGGTGTGGCTGAGCTGCTGGAGATCTTAGGAAG CATCATCAATGGCTTTGCGCTGCCCCTGAAGACCGAGCACAAGCAGTTCCTGGTCCGGGTCCTGATTCCCCTGCACTCTGTCAAGTCACTGTCTGTCTTTCATGCCCAG CTGGCATACTGTGTGGTGCAGTTCCTGGAGAAAGACGCCACCTTGACAGAGCAC GTGATCCGGGGGCTGCTCAAATACTGGCCAAAAACCTGTACCCAGAAGGAG GTGATGTTTCTGGGGGAGATGGAAGAGATTCTTGATGTCATCGAGCCTTCCCAGTTTGTGAAGATCCAGGAACCCCTCTTCAAGCAGGTGGCCCGCTGTGTGTCTAGCCCCCATTTCCAG GTTGCAGAGCGGGCTCTGTATTTCTGGAACAACGAGTATATCCTGAGCCTCATTGAGGACAACTGCCACACTGTGCTGCCTGCTGTGTTTGGGACCCTCTACCAAGTCTCTAAGGAACACTGGAATCA GACCCTGCTAAGAACCATCGTATCTCTGATCTACAATGTGCTCAAGACATTCATGGAGATGAATGGAAAGCTGTTTGATGAGCTCACAGCCTCCTACAAGCTAGAGAAGCAGCA GGAGCAGCAGAAGGCCCGGGAGCGTCAGGAGCTATGGCAAGGCCTGGAGGAGCTACGGCTACGCCGGTTACAGGGGACCCAAGGGGCCAAAGAGGCCCCCCTCCAGCGGCTTACACCCCAGGTGGCCACCAGTGGGGGTCAGAGCTAG
- the PPP2R5B gene encoding serine/threonine-protein phosphatase 2A 56 kDa regulatory subunit beta isoform isoform X1 — METKLPPASTPTSPSSPGLSPVPPPDKVDGFSRRSLRRARPRRSHSSSQFRYQSNQQELTPLPLLKDVPASELHELLSRKLAQCGVMFDFLDCVADLKGKEVKRAALNELVECVGSTRGVLIEPVYPDIIRMISVNIFRTLPPSENPEFDPEEDEPNLEPSWPHLQLVYEFFLRFLESPDFQPSVAKRYVDQKFVLMLLELFDSEDPREREYLKTILHRVYGKFLGLRAYIRKQCSHIFLRFIYELEHFNGVAELLEILGSIINGFALPLKTEHKQFLVRVLIPLHSVKSLSVFHAQLAYCVVQFLEKDATLTEHVIRGLLKYWPKTCTQKEVMFLGEMEEILDVIEPSQFVKIQEPLFKQVARCVSSPHFQVAERALYFWNNEYILSLIEDNCHTVLPAVFGTLYQVSKEHWNQTLLRTIVSLIYNVLKTFMEMNGKLFDELTASYKLEKQQCLVSLCSCQVPGHPRPAPHCLLQSCSHVLPGSSRRPGSVRSYGKAWRSYGYAGYRGPKGPKRPPSSGLHPRWPPVGVRARDALEGEELNSELSVPPSPLLPRGPERHTPTPGLARAGLEGSLPGPAWAAFAMGRGGEMVVLATELSGLCGRTRPGQA; from the exons ATGGAGACAAAGCTGCCCCCTGCGAgcacccccaccagcccctctTCCCCTGGGCTGTCGCCTGTGCCCCCACCCGACAAGGTGGACGGCTTCTCCCGCCGTTCCCTCCGCAGGGCCCGGCCCCGGCGCTCCCACAGCTCCTCTCAGTTCCGCTATCAGAGCAACCAGCAAGAGCTCACTCCACTGCCCCTGCTCAAAG atgTGCCAGCCTCTGAGCTGCACGAGCTGTTGAGCCGGAAGCTGGCCCAATGTGGGGTGATGTTTGACTTCTTGGACTGTGTGGCTGACCTGAAGGGGAAGGAGGTGAAGCGGGCAGCGCTCAATGAGCTGGTGGAGTGTGTGGGGAGCACCCGGGGGGTCCTCATTGAGCCTGTCTACCCTGACATCATCCGCATG ATCTCAGTGAATATCTTCCGGACCCTGCCACCCAGTGAGAACCCTGAATTTGATCCTGAAGAGGATGAGCCCAACCTTGAGCCTTCCTGGCCACATCTGCAG CTGGTATATGAGTTTTTCCTGCGTTTCTTGGAGAGCCCAGACTTCCAACCCTCTGTGGCCAAGAGATATGTGGATCAAAAGTTTGTCCTGATG CTCCTGGAGCTATTTGATAGTGAGGACCCCCGGGAGCGTGAGTACCTCAAGACCATCCTGCACCGGGTCTATGGCAAGTTCCTGGGGCTCCGGGCCTACATCCGCAAACAGTGCAGCCACATCTTCCTCCG GTTCATCTATGAACTCGAGCACTTCAATGGTGTGGCTGAGCTGCTGGAGATCTTAGGAAG CATCATCAATGGCTTTGCGCTGCCCCTGAAGACCGAGCACAAGCAGTTCCTGGTCCGGGTCCTGATTCCCCTGCACTCTGTCAAGTCACTGTCTGTCTTTCATGCCCAG CTGGCATACTGTGTGGTGCAGTTCCTGGAGAAAGACGCCACCTTGACAGAGCAC GTGATCCGGGGGCTGCTCAAATACTGGCCAAAAACCTGTACCCAGAAGGAG GTGATGTTTCTGGGGGAGATGGAAGAGATTCTTGATGTCATCGAGCCTTCCCAGTTTGTGAAGATCCAGGAACCCCTCTTCAAGCAGGTGGCCCGCTGTGTGTCTAGCCCCCATTTCCAG GTTGCAGAGCGGGCTCTGTATTTCTGGAACAACGAGTATATCCTGAGCCTCATTGAGGACAACTGCCACACTGTGCTGCCTGCTGTGTTTGGGACCCTCTACCAAGTCTCTAAGGAACACTGGAATCA GACCCTGCTAAGAACCATCGTATCTCTGATCTACAATGTGCTCAAGACATTCATGGAGATGAATGGAAAGCTGTTTGATGAGCTCACAGCCTCCTACAAGCTAGAGAAGCAGCA ATGTTTAGTGTCCCTGTGTTCCTGCCAAGTGCCGGGCCATCCACGCCCAgccccccactgcctcctccagTCGTGCTCCCACGTCCTTCCAG GGAGCAGCAGAAGGCCCGGGAGCGTCAGGAGCTATGGCAAGGCCTGGAGGAGCTACGGCTACGCCGGTTACAGGGGACCCAAGGGGCCAAAGAGGCCCCCCTCCAGCGGCTTACACCCCAGGTGGCCACCAGTGGGGGTCAGAGCTAGAGATGCCCTAGAAGGGGAAGAGCTAAATTCGGAGCTCTCGGTCCCTCcatcccctctcctgcccagggGCCCAGAGAGACACACACCTACCCCTGGCCTTGCCAGAGCGGGCCTGGAGGGCTCCCTGCCTGGCCCGGCATGGGCAGCTTTTGCtatgggaagaggaggagagatggTGGTCCTGGCAACAGAACTCTCAGGCCTTTGTGGCAGGACTCGACCAGGGCAGGCTTGA
- the GPHA2 gene encoding glycoprotein hormone alpha-2: MKADPQEGVAPESWQIKIRRASTVWRPTEDLRNPLGKPLSSWALEVIPMASPQMLLLCLLVLAVTEGWGRQVAIPGCHLHPFNVTVRSDRQGTCQGSHVAQACVGHCESSAFPSRYSVLVASGYRHNVTSVSQCCTISGLKKVKVQLQCGGDRREELEIFTARACQCDMCRLSRY; encoded by the exons ATGAAAGCTGATCCCCAAGAGGGCGTGGCTCCAGAAAGCTGGCAAATAAAAATCCGGAGAGCCAGCACCGTCTGGAGACCCACAGAGGACCTGAGGAACCCGCTCGGCAAGCCACTCAGTTCCTGGGCCTTGGAAGTG ATACCCATGGCATCCCCCCAAATGCTGCTCCTCTGCCTGCTGGTCCTGGCAGTCACCGAAGGCTGGGGTCGGCAGGTGGCCATCCCAGGCTGCCACTTGCACC CCTTCAACGTGACAGTGCGAAGTGACCGCCAAGGCACCTGCCAGGGCTCCCATGTGGCACAGGCTTGTGTGGGACACTGTGAGTCTAGCGCCTTCCCTTCCCGGTACTCTGTGCTGGTGGCCAGTGGCTATCGACATAACGTCACCTCTGTCTCTCAGTGCTGTACCATCAGTGGCCTGAAGAAG GTAAAGGTGCAGCTGCAGTGTGGGGGGGACCGGAGGGAGGAGCTGGAGATCTTCACGGCCAGGGCCTGCCAGTGTGACATGTGTCGCCTCTCGCGCTACtag